From the genome of Candidatus Rokuibacteriota bacterium, one region includes:
- a CDS encoding elongation factor Tu gives KELRFAIREGGRTVGAGVVAEIAE, from the coding sequence AGAAGGAGCTGCGGTTCGCGATCCGGGAGGGGGGGCGGACGGTGGGGGCCGGCGTGGTGGCGGAGATCGCGGAGTAG